GTGGACGTGCAGAAATTTGTGGAAGCCTACGCCTTCCAGTTCACGGACCCGCGCCTGGTGCTGGAACTCAACGTGAGCGACCCCATGGCCCCCTGGAACAACGGCATCTTCCGCGTGGCCTGGAACGAAGGCCGCACCCAGTGCGAAAAGGTGGCCGCCTGGAGCACCGGGCACCGCATCTCGCTGGATATCCAGACCCTCACCACCATGCTCATGGGCTACAAGCGCCCCACCTACCTCTACAACAACGACCGCATCGACATGGACTACCATCTGCTCAGAAAGCTGGAGGGACTGATCCCTTCGGACAAGCCCTACTTTTCCGACTACTTTTAGAGCAGTTAGCGAATGAAATGAGCTAACTGCTCTGCAAGGATTTTCTTGAAAATCCTTGCCACAAAATGCGAGAAGGCAGGCTATTGCCTGCCGTAAGCGAGCATTTCAAGTGTTAAATGCTCTAGAGCAAGCTGCAATTGCAGCGCAAAACCAGCAGCCGCAGGTCGGAAGGCGCGCCTCCCGGCCTGCGGCTGCTGTGCTGCGGCGTATGGCGCGGGGGCTGGGGCCCCCGCTCTCTTTACTCCGCGAAGTTGTAGCCCGCCTCCAGGGCTTTGGCGTTGACGGGCACCAGGTGGGCGTAGTGGCTGCTGACCACGCGGCGCAGGGCCTCCTGCACGGCCGCAAGGGGCAGCGCGCCGGTAGCCTTGATCCAGGCGCCCAGAGCCACCATGTTGGCCAGCTTCACATTGCCCAGTTCATGGGCCATGTCGTTGACCGGGATGTAAATGCTGCGATGCTGTCCGTCCAGCAGGCCACGGTCAATGAGGGAGGCGTTGACAATCTGCACGCCCTCCTTGTGCAGGCGCGGCTGGAACTTGGTCAGGGAAGGTTCGTTAAGGATAATGGTGGAGCGCGGTTCGCGCACCAGAGGCGCGCCGATGGGGTGGGTATCCAGCACCACGGTGCAGTTGGCCGTGCCGCCGCGCATTTCCGCGCCGTACACGGGGATGAAGGTCACCTCCAGCCCGTGTTCCATCCCGGCCTGGGCCAGCAGATTGCCCGCCAGCATAACCCCCTGGCCGCCAAAGCCCGCAATGATTACGTCCTGATACTCACTCATGGCTGGCCTCCTGCGCGGCGGTCACGTCCTTGCAGACGCCCAGGGGGAACACGGGGATCATGGCTTCCGCAATGCGTTTGTTGGCCGTAATGGGGTCCATGTGCCAGTTGGTGGGGCAGCCCGAAAGCAGCTCCACAAAGCCGAAGCCCAGGCCGTTGATCTGCACCTCAAAGGCGCGGCGCAAGGCCTTTTTGGCCGCGCGCACATGGGCCACGCTGTCCAGGGCGCAGCGCGCGGCATAGGCCACGCCGCCCAGTTGGGCCATGAGCTCGGCCATATGGATGGGCCCGCCCTCGTTGGCGGCGTTGCGGCCGTGTACGGTGGTGGTGGTCTTCTGCCCCAGCAGGGTGGTGGGGGCCATCTGGCCGCCGGTCATGCCGTAGACCGTATTGTTGATGAACACGGCGGTGATGTGTTCGCCCCGGTTGGCCGCGTGCAGGGATTCGGCCATGCCGATGGCGGCCATATCGCCGTCGCCCTGATAGGTAAAGACCACGGCGTCGGGCCGGGCCCGGCGCACGCCCGTGGCCACGGCGCAGGCCCGGCCGTGGGGAGCCTCCAGGCCGTCCACGTTAAAGTAGTCGTAAGTAAAGGTGGCGCAGCCCACCGAGGCCACCAGGATGGTCCTCTCCGCCACGCCCAGCTCGTGAAGCACCTCGCTCACCAGACGGTGGGCAATGCCGTGGTGGCAGCCGGGGCAGTAGTGGGTTTCGCGCTCGTTGAGCACGGGGTTGGCGTCAAAGACCAGAGTTTCGCCCGGTTGGGGGCGCAATTGGTTTTGCAGAGCGGTATCCATCACTTTTCCTCCAGAGCCTGGAGCATGGGCTCGCGCAGGGCATCGGCCCCGATGAACAGACCGGGCATGACGCCATGCCAGCGCACGTCGGCGGCCGCTGCGCCGGGCTGCGCGCAAAGGGCCAGGCGCACGTCCTCCACCATCTGACCGGCGTTCTGCTCCAGCACCAGAAAGCGCCGGCCTGGGGCCAGGGCGCGCAGGGCTTCGTCCGGGAAAGGATAGAGCGTCACAGGGCGGAACAGGCCCACCCGACGGCCTTCCGCACGCAGGGCGCGCACGGCGCTGCGGGCGATACGGGCAATGGAGCCAAAGGCCACCACCACCAGATCCGCATCCTCGGTATCCACGCATTCAAACGCGCATTCGGCGCGCATGGCCGCGTACTTGCGCATGAGCATGCGGTTGCGCTCGGCCAGGGCCCCTTCAGCCAGATAAACGGACTTGAGCAGGCGCGGCGCGGCGTGTGCCCCGCGTTTGCCGTAGCCTTCCAGCCGCCAGTCAGCAGCCAGACGGGCCAGGTCTTCGGGGGGCACGGCGTCCTTGGGCGGCACGCGGCGCACGGGCTCTTTAATCTGGCCCACAATGGCGTCGCCCAGCACCAGCACGGGGTTGGCGTACTTGAAGGCCAGAGCAAAGGCGCGGAACATGAAATCGTAGCATTCCTGCGCCGTGGAAGGGGCCAGCACCAGATTGCGGTGGTCGCCGTGGCCGCCGCCCTTGACGGCCTGAAAATAATCGCCCTGTGAGGGGCCGATATCGCCCAGGCCAGGGCCGCCGCGCTGCATGTTGACCATGACGCCGGGAATCTGGCTGCCCGCCATGTAGGAAACGCCCTCCTGCATGAGCGAAATGCCGCAGCCGGAAGAAGACGTCATGGCCGGCACGCCGCAGGCCGCCGCGCCCAGCAGCATATTGACGGCCGCCACCTCACTTTCGGCCTGCACAAACTGGCCGCCCCCATCGGGCAGCAGCACGGAGAGCGTTTCGGGCACTTCGTTCTGCGGGGTGATGGGGTAACCGAAATAGCAGCGGCAGCCCGCGTCCACCGCACCATAGGCAATGGCTTCGTTACCTTTGATCAAAACACGTTCGGCGGCGCTCATGCGTCACCCCCTTTGGCCTTGGCGGTACGGAACACGCGGATGGCCACGTCCGGGCACATGACGGCGCAGGCGGTGCAGCCCGTACACGGGCCCTCCTGCTCCATGACTTCATAGCCCTGACGGTTATAGCGGCCCGATGGCCGTAAAACGTGCGCCGGGCAGGCGGCCACGCACAGGCGGCAGCCCTTGCAGCGTTCTTCCAGAAAAACTACTCGTGACATGGGTACTCCTTTGCGCCCGGCGACGGGGCGCGGTGGGGGGTTGCCGCGCGGGCCGGGGCACGCCCCGCCCCAAAACGGCCGTCGCCGCGGGACGCTTCAGCGTATGAGCATGGCATCCCCATAGGAAAAAAACCGGTAACCCTGCGCCTCGGCCTCGGCATAGGCCGCCAGCACGCGCTGGCGTCCCGCAAAAGCGGACACCAGCATGAGCAGGGAGGATTCCGGCAGATGGAAATTGGTCACCAGCCCGTCCACCACGCGGAAACGCCGGCCGGGATACAAAAAAATGTCCGTCCAGCCCGCAAAGGGCTGCACCCGGCCGCAAAGCTCGGCCACGCCCTCCAGGGCACGCACGCTGGTGGTGCCCACAGCCACCAC
The genomic region above belongs to Desulfovibrio legallii and contains:
- a CDS encoding 4Fe-4S dicluster domain-containing protein, yielding MSRVVFLEERCKGCRLCVAACPAHVLRPSGRYNRQGYEVMEQEGPCTGCTACAVMCPDVAIRVFRTAKAKGGDA
- a CDS encoding 2-oxoacid:acceptor oxidoreductase family protein, with the protein product MSEYQDVIIAGFGGQGVMLAGNLLAQAGMEHGLEVTFIPVYGAEMRGGTANCTVVLDTHPIGAPLVREPRSTIILNEPSLTKFQPRLHKEGVQIVNASLIDRGLLDGQHRSIYIPVNDMAHELGNVKLANMVALGAWIKATGALPLAAVQEALRRVVSSHYAHLVPVNAKALEAGYNFAE
- a CDS encoding thiamine pyrophosphate-dependent enzyme, which produces MDTALQNQLRPQPGETLVFDANPVLNERETHYCPGCHHGIAHRLVSEVLHELGVAERTILVASVGCATFTYDYFNVDGLEAPHGRACAVATGVRRARPDAVVFTYQGDGDMAAIGMAESLHAANRGEHITAVFINNTVYGMTGGQMAPTTLLGQKTTTTVHGRNAANEGGPIHMAELMAQLGGVAYAARCALDSVAHVRAAKKALRRAFEVQINGLGFGFVELLSGCPTNWHMDPITANKRIAEAMIPVFPLGVCKDVTAAQEASHE
- the vorB gene encoding 3-methyl-2-oxobutanoate dehydrogenase subunit VorB, whose amino-acid sequence is MSAAERVLIKGNEAIAYGAVDAGCRCYFGYPITPQNEVPETLSVLLPDGGGQFVQAESEVAAVNMLLGAAACGVPAMTSSSGCGISLMQEGVSYMAGSQIPGVMVNMQRGGPGLGDIGPSQGDYFQAVKGGGHGDHRNLVLAPSTAQECYDFMFRAFALAFKYANPVLVLGDAIVGQIKEPVRRVPPKDAVPPEDLARLAADWRLEGYGKRGAHAAPRLLKSVYLAEGALAERNRMLMRKYAAMRAECAFECVDTEDADLVVVAFGSIARIARSAVRALRAEGRRVGLFRPVTLYPFPDEALRALAPGRRFLVLEQNAGQMVEDVRLALCAQPGAAAADVRWHGVMPGLFIGADALREPMLQALEEK